A part of Chryseobacterium shigense genomic DNA contains:
- a CDS encoding DUF4139 domain-containing protein, with protein sequence MKKSLLLIFLFLSILHFSQKPIFTKAKVYAVNVYRTSAELQNSVNVAVPAGTSEIVVTNISDEIVEKSVQINTNNKDISVLSAQYRDSYNSNYFENNNPNGKRIKDSIVILENLSTKINIERQTNEKTLELLDKNQGLLVGSNTSSVAQLMQLTEYYKTKRNEISIAQLDINKKYTDTVLKLERLRNRLKANTEAEETFSDGVLVLKVVSSAGGNAKMNLGYLTENVSWEPFYEVKGSKLTEPLDVTFKAKVRQDTGLDWKGVKLSLINARSSRNNEAPVMNPWFLNSYKNEERVSSHYSGKKDTMRTQEIEEVVVTGAYGIKITENQLNVSFDADIPYDVLSNDEDHFINLKQIKIPADYKYYTVPKYSTTAYLVADVKDFNKYNLISGSASVIFENMYVGETRINSNQTEDKMSITLGDDKKISIRKEIVNDKSSEKLFSSYQEKVITYDLVVRNNKKEAINIDIKDQIPLSKDESVKIELLQSDNADLNKEKGFLTWNVKISPSETKKIRVSYKVRYPKDFSIGNLN encoded by the coding sequence ATGAAAAAAAGCTTATTATTAATTTTTCTTTTTTTAAGCATTTTACATTTCTCTCAGAAACCAATTTTTACAAAAGCAAAAGTGTATGCTGTAAATGTTTACAGGACGTCTGCAGAACTTCAGAATTCGGTTAATGTTGCAGTTCCGGCAGGAACTTCTGAGATTGTAGTAACAAATATCTCAGATGAGATTGTAGAGAAATCAGTACAGATCAATACCAACAATAAAGATATTTCGGTTCTTTCTGCACAATATAGAGACAGTTACAATTCAAATTATTTTGAGAATAATAATCCAAACGGTAAAAGAATTAAAGACAGTATTGTTATTTTAGAGAATCTCAGTACAAAAATTAATATTGAAAGGCAGACCAATGAAAAAACACTGGAACTTTTAGATAAAAACCAAGGACTTTTAGTTGGCAGCAATACTTCCAGCGTGGCTCAACTGATGCAGCTTACGGAATATTACAAAACCAAAAGAAACGAAATAAGTATAGCACAGCTTGATATTAATAAAAAATATACTGACACTGTTCTGAAACTTGAAAGGCTAAGAAACCGTCTGAAAGCAAATACAGAAGCAGAAGAAACATTTTCCGATGGTGTTCTTGTTCTGAAAGTAGTAAGCAGCGCGGGAGGAAATGCTAAAATGAATTTGGGCTACCTGACGGAAAACGTCTCCTGGGAGCCATTCTATGAGGTGAAAGGAAGCAAACTTACAGAACCGCTGGATGTTACTTTTAAAGCAAAAGTAAGACAGGATACGGGACTTGACTGGAAGGGAGTGAAACTTTCACTGATTAATGCCAGATCTTCCAGAAATAATGAAGCTCCGGTGATGAACCCCTGGTTCCTGAATTCTTATAAAAATGAAGAAAGAGTAAGTTCACATTATTCTGGTAAAAAAGATACAATGCGAACTCAGGAGATTGAAGAAGTTGTAGTAACGGGAGCGTATGGAATTAAAATTACTGAAAACCAATTGAATGTAAGTTTTGATGCAGATATTCCTTATGATGTTCTATCAAACGATGAAGATCATTTTATTAATCTGAAACAGATAAAAATTCCTGCTGATTATAAATATTATACAGTCCCGAAATACAGTACAACTGCTTATTTGGTTGCAGATGTTAAAGATTTTAATAAGTATAACCTTATTTCAGGTTCTGCCAGTGTTATTTTTGAAAACATGTATGTAGGGGAAACGAGGATTAATTCTAACCAGACAGAAGATAAAATGAGCATTACGCTGGGTGATGACAAGAAAATCAGCATACGCAAGGAAATTGTCAACGATAAATCAAGTGAGAAATTATTTTCTTCTTATCAGGAAAAAGTAATTACTTATGATCTTGTAGTCCGTAACAATAAAAAAGAAGCAATCAATATTGATATAAAAGACCAGATTCCCCTAAGTAAGGATGAATCTGTAAAGATTGAGCTTCTCCAGAGTGATAATGCAGATCTGAATAAG